Genomic segment of Neofelis nebulosa isolate mNeoNeb1 chromosome 17, mNeoNeb1.pri, whole genome shotgun sequence:
TGACATTCAGTGGCCCAGACTACGATTTCACTGTCAAGCACCAAAACTTACgcacttccttctcttcctcattcaGGAGCCAGATGTGGCCACCTAATACATACTTCAGAGAGCGAACTAGGAAATGGCACAGGAAAACTTTCACATCATAGGAATTCTGGCATCTGGATAGGATCCGAGATAATGACCGAATCCCCTCGATAGATAAGGAAACGGGAGACAGCTCAACACGCTCACACACTTGCCCGAGGTGAGACCAGGACGAGTGCAGAGCTCGGACTGAAACTCAAGCCTCAACTAAAATCCCCAGGCAGGCTTGGCGTCGGACCGCATACGGTACTGAGTAAACGAGTCCGGGGCACAGGCAGACCAGTAAATGGCAGAGTACCTGCTTACCTGTTTGGATCCCTGTTTCTTGCTCTAACTGCTGGTAGAGTTTGTTGGAATAGTCTGCCATCTTCTGCTCGATGGTCAAGTGCCTGGCGGTGCTCAGGATGCCGGCACAGAACCTCGTAGAGCCAGCGGCCAGCCTGCGGGATGGATCCAAAATGTTATTAGGTAGGCTCGCATATCTGTGAATGCAACTAGTTCAAAGACCCTCGTTACTAGCACCGACTGTGATATCAAAAGATGGAAACCTAAATATCCCGACAGGAGAGGGATTTCAAATGTTGGCGTTCACCTACACGACGGGATGCCGCGCGGCCATAAAAAAGGCGCGAGAATGCTCTTCTGCAACAATATGGGAATCCTAATGAAAACAGCACGGGAGGAGCACTACTTAATGTGCTACTAACTtgtacaaaaaaagagaaaaaaatagcaagtgaAGACCCacgtacacatgtacacactGACCAACACGTTTGCTTATATACACGGGGGGTGTCTGGAACGACACACTAGGAACTTAATTTGCCTCCAGCGAGGGAAACTTCAGCTAGAAGTCAGGGATGAGAAGCAGACTTTCCCTGCACACtcttttacagtttttaattCTGAATCGTGTAAATGCATTGCCTATTCGGAGAGATTTACAACAGATTTGTTAAATGTCATTCAATTTCCGGTAGGCAATAGAACAAAAAAGGACTTTAAGGGGAAGTGAGACAACTTGTACCAAGTGTGAACCTTAGTCAGTAATAAGGTATCCATACTGATTCATCATATTTAACGGTAACCCCAACCTAAGATGTCAGTCCCAGGTGCACACAGGCGTGAGGCACACGGGAACTCGGTACAACCTTTGCATTTGTTCTGTAAATCTAGCACGGCTCTAAAATAAGTTaattcagtgggggaaaaaaaggaacagaaataagACAGGATGCAGCCAATTTCATTTCAGCCCATAGAGGGAGCTCCAGAGCCACGGGGTCTACGTTGCCATTTGACCGCCCCTACCCAGAGAACAAGATGGTAAGATGTGCCCGGACCCTGAAATAAAACGCACCCTCTTCGGATACTCGGCTTCGCGGCATCTGCCACCTGTCTCAGAGCCCAAAAACACGGGTATTGCACATCGTGAAACCATGGACAGGAGATTTCGCCTTTCCGTGACTGTTCTCATGCTACTTAGCGACAGGTCAGCCACTGCCGGGACAGGTTACCGGGAGCAGAGGGGGTGAGGGAAGCCCACGCAGTTGGTGCAACATGGCCCCAAGCCGGGTCCCGTCTGGTCCTTACCTGCCCTGCTCCAAAAGGACAATATCCTTCCAGCCCATCTTGGAGAGGTGATAGGCCACGGATGTGCCCATGATTCCACCGCCACAGATGACCACCTGTGCCTGGGCAGGCAGGGCGACAGAATGCGCCTCGGCAGCTGGCGCACCGCTTCTCCCCGACGACCAGTTCTGCCATCCTCGGCCGGTCCTTTGTCTCCGGGCCACCGACAGCAACCGGGAAAACATCACGTCTGTCAGTCAGCAGCTCGGAGATGTGCTCCCACTCGGCCAAAGAGGAGATTCTCCCCAATTCAAACTagacagagaaagcaaacagATTTCATTCCACTGTGCTCAGTGCGCCGGATTAGTGACAAAAGAAAAGGAGGCAACAGAGAATGATAGTCATCACGCCTCATCCAGACAGAGGCAcaagcacatgcaaaggccctgaggggaggCACACCTTAAGGAGTCCGAGCACAGAAGGGAGGCCAGTGTGCCCACAGCTCGACGGCAAGGCACAGGCGACCAGAGACGAGGCCGGAGAGGCAGGCAGAAAGCAATGACACAAGCGCTTGGATGCCTCACGAGGAGCTGGGATTTTACTCCAAGTGCAAAGGAAAATACTAAAGCAGGGAATGAAATGATCCGATACGCTTTTCCTAAGATCAGCCTGGCTCCACAGTGGGGACTGGACTGGAGGAAAGGCAGGGCTAGGAAGCTACCGCAGGAGTCCAAGAGGGAGGGCACGGTGGCTCACACAAGGATGGTGGCGGTGGAGTCAGAGCCATGACTGGATTGTTGTGGATGGTGAAATGACAGTACTTAACTTGCCAACAAACCGGATGTTAAGATGGGGAGCGGGAGAAAGACGGACGATGGCAAAGTTTCCAGGTTAAGCGACGGGTGCCACTTCCTAAGGTGTGAAGGACTAGGGATGCGGAGGGAGgcgggaaggagagggagagggaggcggtGAGGGCGCGTGCGCGCATACCGAGGTGTCAAGGGCGAGACACCTAGCAGGCATCCACGTGGAAGTGCCAAGCAGCTAGATAACCAGGCCTGAAGGCTGGGGAGGACATGGGGTATCCGGAGACCCGGCAGTCTGAGGAACAACTCTGAGGCTCCCCAGCAGGCACAGcttggcaagagaaagaaagtactGGACGGGGGACTGTGCGCTGGGGCAGACTCACAGAGCGTCCAAACGGATGAGCGGCGGAAAGGGAACCGGGCAGAGGTGTCGCAGAAGCCGAGAGAGGAGATGGTTCACTACAGAGGGTGGCCAGGGATGGAGCAAGACGGCCATGTGCCTGCTGGGACTTGACGACACAGAGGTCCTTGGTGTCCTCAAAGAGGACATTCCCAGGGGAGTGCCAGGGACGAAGTACGGACTAGAGCAAGCTCAAGAGCAAGGAGATGAGGGAGTGTGCACAGCTTCTTCACGTGCTGCCCGGAGGGAGCAGAAACCCCAGACAGGAGGAGAGAATGGGGGCGGAGCAAGGCTATTTGTCTATAAAGGTGGGAGCCACGGAGACTGTTTCAGGGCTGGCGAGAAGGgccaggaagagggaaagaggtgggggaggaaggagaggcggTGACAAAGAATGAGGTcctggaaagggagagagaagagaagagaagagaagagaagagaagagaagagaagagaagagaagagaagagaagagaagagaagagaagagaaaacgaACCCAAAGCCGCAGTGAGGGACGGCGTGCCCCGCGTCTGCACAGGCCACGGACTGGAGACGCCAGGTCCCACGGCCCCTTCCTGAAAGCAGGGGAGGACCGGTCATGGCGGGCTTATGACGAACCACGGGAGTCACAGGCTGCGACCAAGCTCATGTCCCTCTGAGATGACTAACACCATGAGGTAGATTAGGGAGCGGACCGGTTCAGGCCACCAGGGAGAATTACTCTAAGGGCATAAGAGGACTgttcaatttttaagaaactgcagacAGCCCTGTGGGCGACGGCACGGTCTCCGAGTGTGGGGAGACGGCGACACTTCAGAGGAGA
This window contains:
- the LOC131499824 gene encoding pyruvate dehydrogenase phosphatase regulatory subunit, mitochondrial-like isoform X3 translates to MFSRLLSVARRQRTGRGWQNWSSGRSGAPAAEAHSVALPAQAQVVICGGGIMGTSVAYHLSKMGWKDIVLLEQGRLAAGSTRFCAGILSTARHLTIEQKMADYSNKLYQQLEQETGIQTGCQRMVKTQMPARAFIRQRIRRARNQGDTTRLSS
- the LOC131499824 gene encoding pyruvate dehydrogenase phosphatase regulatory subunit, mitochondrial-like isoform X1 encodes the protein MFSRLLSVARRQRTGRGWQNWSSGRSGAPAAEAHSVALPAQAQVVICGGGIMGTSVAYHLSKMGWKDIVLLEQGRLAAGSTRFCAGILSTARHLTIEQKMADYSNKLYQQLEQETGIQTEPLLSSLLRRMPELETLEIVKLVNCSETFTPDMRCIMGESPALQGYYVLVGVNSAGLSFAGGA
- the LOC131499824 gene encoding pyruvate dehydrogenase phosphatase regulatory subunit, mitochondrial-like isoform X2 encodes the protein MFSRLLSVARRQRTGRGWQNWSSGRSGAPAAEAHSVALPAQAQVVICGGGIMGTSVAYHLSKMGWKDIVLLEQGRLAAGSTRFCAGILSTARHLTIEQKMADYSNKLYQQLEQETGIQTDGTSQRPALPPPPQVTEPGRRHTLPASHNGQPLMLFLVLETVSIRHPK